From the Terriglobia bacterium genome, the window GAGCGGTCTACCAGGCCGGAACGCTGGCCGGAAATCCGCTGGCCATGCGCGCGGGAATCGCCACGTTGCAGGAATTGAGCGCGCCGGGGAAGTATGAAGCGCTGAACGCGCTGGCCGAAAAATTCGTTGCGGACCTGAAGCGAGCGCTCGCGGAAAGCGGCGTCCAGGGGCACATCAATGCCCGCGGCTCGCTGGCCACCCTGTTCTTCTGTGCCGGGCCGGTCCGCAACTACGACGACGCGAAGCGCTCGGACACCGCGCGCTACGCACGGTTCTTCCGGGAGATGCTCAACCGCGGAGTCTTCCTCTCGCCGGCGCAGTTCGAAGCGCTGTTCGTCTCCATGGCGCACACGCCGGCCGATCTGGCCGCCACCATCGCTGCCGTGCGGGAAAGCCTGCAGGCCGCGAGCGCCTAACCTTTCCGTTTTCCTTTAAATTCAAGCAATCTGTAATCAGTGGGATGCCGCGGGCTCTCCCCCGCGCTTGCGCGTCAACTCCGCCGTCAATTGGTCCAGCCGCGCCAGCAGTTCGAGGTGCCGCTTCTCGTCGGGCTGCGGCTTCTTCCCGATGAATACCAGGGTCCCGCCGGGTTCCAGGACGCACTGCTGAACATCGGAGAGGGATTCGAATCCCTGTCTGTGTGCGGCGGCTTCAAGTTCGGCGATGGTGATGAGCTCGCGGCGGAGGTTGCGGGTGCGCACCTTGCCGTCTTCGATCAGGATGTCCGGGGAACCTTCGACGAATTCATCGAGCTTGCGGTGATTATAGAGAAAGCGGACGACCAGGGCGTTGATCAGGAGCAGCGCCGAAGCGCCGATAATCCCTCCGGTCACGCTGTTGTCGTCGCCGATGATGGCATTCTGCACGGTATTGGAAAGCGTCAGCAGGACGACCAGGTCGAAGGGATTGAGCTGGGCGAGCTCCCGCTTTCCGGCGAGGCGCAGACTGATCACCAGAAAGGCGTAGACGATTACCGGGCGCAAGACCTTCTCCAGCACGGGTAGCCCCAGGACAAACATGTGGCTCAGGATGAGGTGCATCGCTTCGAAACCTCCTCGAAAAAGAGACGGCTGGTCAGCACGGTAAAAAACGCGCCGCCTGCCGCCGCGGGTGCCGCAAGCCTAGCATGAGGCCCGGGCGGGGTGAA encodes:
- a CDS encoding DUF421 domain-containing protein, which translates into the protein MLSHMFVLGLPVLEKVLRPVIVYAFLVISLRLAGKRELAQLNPFDLVVLLTLSNTVQNAIIGDDNSVTGGIIGASALLLINALVVRFLYNHRKLDEFVEGSPDILIEDGKVRTRNLRRELITIAELEAAAHRQGFESLSDVQQCVLEPGGTLVFIGKKPQPDEKRHLELLARLDQLTAELTRKRGGEPAASH